One part of the Solanum dulcamara chromosome 3, daSolDulc1.2, whole genome shotgun sequence genome encodes these proteins:
- the LOC129881602 gene encoding uncharacterized protein LOC129881602, translating into MEREEFGDPKRARASGQFSGTSSGGRGSYRGGGSFQRRGPVHASMPASEDGQTPRGSYSTGQSYQGSQQRQMSRGSYTSSAGSSQRFSHGRVCYTCGDPDHLSWQCTSQGRGGTQPSSSVLVRGSAPPVRGRGRAQASRGGLTPGRGASGAIVPQGGGRGVGQVGGGRGAQCYAFPGRPEAEASDAVITVKLDPDLTFEEEPIAILDRQVRKLRTKEIASVKVQWKHRSVGEATWETEADMRARYPQLFEASGTSFFFMFEDEHDF; encoded by the exons atggagagagaggagttcggggaccccaagagggcccgtgcttctggtcagttttcgggtacctcatctggaggtagagggtcctatagaggaGGTGGTTCCTTTCAGCGTAGAGGGCCAGTTCATGCATCTATGCCAGCTTCTGAGGATGGTCAGACACCTCGTGGGTCATATAGTACAGGTCAGAGTTACCAGGGGTCGCAACAGAGGCAGATGAGTCGGGGTAGTTATACAAGTTCTGCAGGTTCATCGCAGAGGTTTTCGCATGGGAGAGTATGTTATACTTGTGGTGATCCAGATCATCTTTCATGGCAGTGTACATCTCAGGGTCGAGGAGGAACCCAGCCTAGTTCTTCAGTTTTAGTTAGAGGATCAGCACCGCCGGtcagaggtcgaggtagagcccAGGCTAGTAGAGGTGGTCTCACTCCTGGTAGGGGTGCTAGTGGTGCTATAGTCCCTCAGggaggaggtagaggtgttgggCAGGTCGGAGGTGGTAGGGGAgctcagtgttatgcttttccagggagacccgaggctgaggcttcTGACGCCGTTATCACAG TGAAGTTGGATCCAGacttgacatttgaggaggaacctatagccattctagataggcaggttcgtaagcttagaaccaaggagatagcttcagtgaaggtacaatggaagcaccgttccgtcggagaggcgacttgggaaaCAGAGGCTGATATGCGCGCTAGATATCCCCAGCTTTTCGAAGCTTCAGGTACCTCCTTtttctttatgttcgaggacgaacatgatttttag